In the Epinephelus fuscoguttatus linkage group LG10, E.fuscoguttatus.final_Chr_v1 genome, GACAGAGTCCTTCCTTCAGAGTATTtctcaaggatgcatgtgtgtatcctcaatgggtataaaatattaacaattgTTTGCGCACAATTTGATGGAGCTGAAGGCAGGCCTTGTCAATGATGCCCACCTGGGCATGCACTAGCCTGTTCTAATAATGTTAAATGAATGCTAGGAAGGAGTGTTGCCTAGTCTTTGTAGCACCTGACTTGGAAGGACCCGTCCTACCAAGGAAGCTTCGTTGactttgggaagcactgagagacagcaaactagctcgacgataCAACGAAACGCAAGTATAAgtgtatttaactgtgtggaccttgaactcatGACTACGGAGAAATCGGGGCCCTGTGGCCGAACCAGTTGGTTGGTCTAAACAGAATCAAAATATGGTTTGTTggcaagtaggttttcacatacaagtaTTGGTGCATAatataaagagaaaataaaattaataaaagcaAGTATTGCAAAAATCaagagacataaaaacagaCTAACAGAAAATCACGatggaaatattttaaaatactaTTTAAAAAGAATATATAGGTCAAATCAAAGAgatgtatgttttttaaaaagtggtaGTTGTATGCAAGATATGTACAAAATATTGTCCAAGGAAGGTCTAAAAGTTCAAAACATGGAGCATAAAAATAATTTATGCCATGTATTGAGATAATTTGTCAGAGACAGTTTATACTAACACTTTCCTATTATTTAAAAGTCATATTCTTTTGTGAGCCCCATTAAAAAACATGCTTcatgataaaaatgtgttttagtcaGTTATCTTATTTTaagaagttggtcaaaatcaaaaacacttcTGACATGTTTGAGTGGGATTAAATTTAATTAGaatatatttaataaaataatctgACCACTAAATAGCACTACAACTTTTAGATACATATTAAATTGGTTTAACTTAATTAAGCTTTTTGAGGTCAAAGCAAATAATAACAGTTGTACTAAACTAGTTTGTCAGTTTATAAAATACTCATAGAACTGAGTAAATAATGTGAGTAGAAACTACTTAAAAACATGCATGCAAGATGTTAATACAAGTTTGAACCTGTGGAttcttttttacagtgtatgaaGTATATCTGACCAAAACCTGTGTCACtataccatagactgtataaaaatatatactgtacatgttatTTCATATCATTATTCAAGTAAAATCAAAATATTaacacaaaatgatcacttaTGCATCAGGATCCATCCCAGCAGGAGGTTGTTATCCTACAGCTGACAAATACAATATACGGTATCTATGGGCAACAGGCGTCAACAAAGATCGTTTGTGCTGAGGAAGATCAGTCACTCAGTTCTGTAAAATGTAGCTGATGTCTGACAGCGCTGGCTTCAAGACTGAAGCTCACTGTCCTACAAATGTCCTTTAATTATACATTTATGATATTATACATTTAGGGCTgcaaaaaataacaatatatcAATTACTGATATATTGTTAAGTATCTTAATTCATAGTAAAAACACAAgctatttatttctatttgtaTTAATGAAACAACTCTAATTAGTAGGCCTCATGTTGCCAAAATACTCATGTAATCTGCAAGTACCTACCATAAGATTGCACAGaagtacttaagtaaatgtagcCTACTTAGTAACATTATGCCACTgcaaaaaatagtgaaaatgtcAATAAGATGTGATGTTTTCTCTGACCAATGATCCCtaaattaatacaaaaaaagaaagctaaTTAAATATCTAATCAATATATATACAAAATAGAATACAGCTATTAAGAAGTCATTTGTTCCTATGGCAGGCTGGATCTTAATTTTCATAAGAACTCATAATCTGGTCAATTTGGTGCTGTAAATTCATTCACGTGAATGAAGGGGGGAAAAACATCAGAGTGAGACCTCTCTACTGTCTCTCCGCTCAGGTGTGAAGTCATCCACCTGGCCAGGTAAGATACCTGACAGCTCCTCAGTTTGGCAGCAGCCACGTGACGTTGTTGTCCATCCACACTGATTTGAGGAAACCGGCGATTTTTCTCTGTCGCTCCAGGAAACAACCAGATTCCTTCATTAACCCAGTCCTGTCTTCAGAGATTTTTCAACCATGGATAAATTAAAATCGGTGTTGAGCGGTGAAGAGGCGCGCAGTCACGACCGAACCATTTTGGAGGTAAAATTAAACACAAGGTGAACCTACATGTTTAATCTCAATCTCAGGTGAGACACATGATGATGATTAAATCCACTCTCTGTCACCGCAGACTGTCAATGAAGCCTCGACTCTGGGCTGGGGAAACCGAGTGAAGGGATTCATCGCATGTTTCGTGGTGGGGGGCGCGTGCACAGTTTTGGTGAGTTATAATTTCTATATTATAATCTGCTTTTGTTGTCTCGTGCTCCACACAACAAGGAAGAGGCAGGGAGGAGGTGATGTGGCCCTACTGGTTCTTCTGGCTCTGAGGAATGTTGGAGATGTGTGACACAGTCCTGCCTTAAAGTGCAGCTCAGAGATGAAACCTGCAGCTCATGTGTGACCCACGAGGTCAAACATAACAGCTATGAATTAACTAAgttcatgtatgtgtgtgtgtgtgtttgcagggaGTGTGTATGCTCTTCCTCCCCAAAATCGGACTCACCCTCTTCATTGTCTTCTACACTTTTGGAAATATATGTGCTCTGTGCAGGTCAGTGTCCACAACTGCTGACATTAAAGCAGCTGATGATGAAACTGTGATAGATTTATTCTGAGGAGGAATTTGTTCTATTAGAATTTATATttcaacatgttttgttttttaatcccATGATCCAACAGCACCATGTTTCTGATGGGGCCGATGAAGCAGCTGAAAAGGATGTGTGACAAAACAAGAGCTCTGGCCACCACGATAATGCTTGTGAGTGCAAAACTGCTAGTTTTTTACAGGCCCACAgacttatgatttttttttttttggaaacagcttgcACTCAAAACTTTACTTTAGTAGAATACAGTGACAAAAAAGTTTTGAGTacaccagacacaaaataaatgtgtcacatgacccttgtcTGACGGGACTTTTAAGTCAGTTAAACAtaactttttgttgtttgagcgTTTAAATCCATGGtatatgaacataaaaacattgagTACACATTTtactacatttttaaaatttcattgaACTATAAAAGCTCATTGTTGCAAGCTGAGGCTTCTCGACTGCTAGAATAAGGCAAAGAGATAAATTCTGAATCAGGAAGCACAGTTTATTTCACCTCAGCACAACTTCATGTTAGACACTCTAATGCCcaggtagccaaaatgacctggcccagaaTTGGCCTGAACTCGGCATGCTGGATGAGATTAGCCGGGCCGCGTCCGGTCACCTGACTCGGCTGAGTTTTGGCATGAATGACGCTCCAGAATCAGGCCAAATCAGCTGGCCCAGTTCCGGCCTCCAACACTGCCCTCACTGGGCCGTTATTATAAATGACCTGGCCCAACATCAGCCCAAACTCGGAATACCAGATGAATTAGCCAGGTCGCATGCTGCAGCCCGACTTGGCTGAGTTTTGGCATGAATGACGCCCCAGAAGTAGGCCAGATAAGCAGGTCAGATTGCGGCTgccaacactgccatcactgggccaTTATCAAAAGTGACCTGGCCCAGCTTTGGCCCAGACTCGGCACGCCAGAAGAAATAAGTCGGACCACATCCGGTCACCTGACTTGGCTGAGTTTTGGCATGAATGATGATGCAATGATGAATGACTTGGTATGAATGATGGCCCAGAATCGGGCCAAAACAGCTGGCCCAACTCTGGCTGCCAACACTGCCCTCACTGGGCCGTTATTATAAATGACCTGGCCCAACATCAGCCCAAACTCAGGATACCAGATGAAATTAGCCGGGTCACGTGCTGTAGCCCGACTTGGCTGAGACTCGGCATCATTGATGCCCCAGAATCGGGCCAGATCAGCTGGCCTGATTCTAGCTGCCGACACTGTCATCACTGGGCTGTTATCAAAAGTGACCTGGACCAGCATTGGCCCAAACTCGGCATGCTGGAAGAAATAACGGGCCACATCCCGTCGCCTGATATAGCTAAAATTTGGCATAAATGATGCCTGAGAATTAGGCTAGATCAGCTGGCCCAATTTTGGCTGTCTTCGCTGCCATCACCAGGTATCTACACAGGCTGTATTTACACGACTAAACTTTATAAATTTTAGTCAAATTTACTCAAAAATTGTTgatttaacataaaaaattatgtcaagctcacaagggatgagtttttgtgtcaagaGGACATAATATTTCTAAGTCATTTTGACAATCTAGGGCATTTGTGTAGACTTTACATTAAAATTttgtgtcatggatggattggTGTTTACAGTGCAGATCCTTGATTAAATGCATAACTACAATAGATTAAGAAGTAAAGTGCAAGTAAAGGTCCTGTATTTAAAAcgttactgaagtaaaagtacagaagtattacTTAGTATGTACTTCCTTCTTTTATCCAGATATACTCAAGCACAATCACACACATAGAATTTAAATGTGACTAAGGTTATTATAAAAATAGTTGAAATTCAGAATCATC is a window encoding:
- the sft2d2a gene encoding SFT2 domain containing 2a, whose protein sequence is MDKLKSVLSGEEARSHDRTILETVNEASTLGWGNRVKGFIACFVVGGACTVLGVCMLFLPKIGLTLFIVFYTFGNICALCSTMFLMGPMKQLKRMCDKTRALATTIMLTCLVLTLCAAFWWKNFGLALLFCILQVLSFAWYSLSYIPCVREAILKLVSVFLK